The region aaaaaaaaaaacagtgcACATCTTAATGTGAAAATCGTAAGTGAATTTATGCCactattgaatatttttctcgATGTCAAAATCTAATCAGGTCTCGAATATCGATACCTTTATGAGACTATCAATTGAAAGAAGTGACAGATGTAATTAGCTTCAGCCATGCCAAACTGGGCCACAAGATCGAGTTcgtcattgaaaaaaaaataattcaactcaGTATTTTGCTTATATAGGCAATCATTTTCAGTAAGCACAAcaaaaaagtttttaagaaaCATTCTTCTGCAGTCTGTCAATTCCATCAAGGTAGCCAAACCATAGCTAGGCGTACTATTTGTAGAGAATGTGATGAATTTGTTTGGTTTGTCGATTAACGGAACCATCGGCGCGATCAACTGCTATATTTATTCTCTCAATTTGATCGTTTTGAGACTCTAATTCGTCATTAAATGCCATTCCCATGTTCTTCAACCGAGACAACGTCGAGCTCATTagacctgaaaaaaaaacaccacacaattcatcagtaaaatttgtttattagcCAACTCGTAATATAGCGCCCCCTAAaaccagtttcatgaaaaggaTTACtcttaaatcaataaaatttatCCATTAATTCAGTAGATcttaaattgatgatttagggTTTACTCCGTTCTAAGAAACAGGGCCCTGGGTAGTATATCAGGTGATGTGGGCTTGTATATTAGGGGATGTGGGTAGTACATCAAGGGATGCCAACATTGGAACAGAAACGTCTGATTTCCTAGATTCAAGatgaaaatgtcaaatcacctaaattttcatcgaattgTTCTTCATTCGATTTCGACTTGACCGAATCGGCTTGTCTAGCTCCGTACGGGGAATCAACAGTATCTTCTTCACGCAGCCGAATTGCCGGGTGAACGCCCGATTCCTTTTCATTGTAATCGTTTTCGACGACATCGTTTAGTCGGCTAGTTTTTTTTCGCACGGGTTCAGGTGGCGGCGAGTTAGTTTCCTTTTTAGAAAACCAGTTTTTTAATCCGCCGAAAACACTCTTGATTGAGTTTATGTGTCTTTGAGTAGTtttcattgattcatttatttcagttGCCTTTCCTTCGATATTATCCAACTGTTCGCCTTGTCGGACAAGTtcctgaaatattcaaataatcacAATTAAGTATACCTTCAAAAAGGGCAATGAGGAATTGATGGATAAATCCACAGGGGCCTGacacaaaaagtttttgactccagtatcctaggtactacaTATAAAAAGTCTTCTTATATATTGTACCTTAGGATACTACTGGGCCCTGGGGTAAAACAATTTTGTGTCAGGCCCCTCTGTGTGGACAAATCACTGGCCTAATAATTAACTTGCTGGTCATCTTACCTCCGCCGTAGCTATTCCCATTTGCTCAGATtcgtataaatgaactaaagaCCGCTGTTGACTGGCAAGTTGACTTTCCTCAGAATCCTTGATTTTTTGAAGCAGCGCATCCCGTCGACTTTCAGCGGTATCTACGCCGCCACCGAACGCACCCATATTCGCGTCGTGTCTCTCCGTTCCCCAACTATCGTCGTCGTAGAATGGATTGCTCGATCTCTCGTGGTCGTCCCATTTCGACATTTTTTACAAATCACCAGATTTATTCTGAGAATTATTCGAATGAGTTTCGATTTTTTATTTGACAGCGCCACATATACTTCCGGGTTAGCAGCGCCCTCTAGTAGTGGTAGTAGCTATTTTCAACCCAAATTTACTATATTGAATTACTATCTAAATCATATCTATTTGTAGAGCGTAATTATCTGGATAAAGATATGCAATTAAGTAATAGAAACCCCCAGGAAATATATTCTGGGATTTTTATTTGCAATCGTATGAATAGTCGGTTCAGAACTATATTATTTCCGAATGGGCCCAAAAGCATGCCGAAGCAAGGGGTACTGGTCAGTGGTCAGCCTACTATTGCCTAATCGGTCACCGATATTGTAGTGATATAAATATCCACAAATCAAGAGCAAAAGCTGTGAATTATTTCATGAcaaaaattatatttaatCATCTCGTTATCCATCATATACAGATAACATTCCAATAATCCTGAGAAATGTGGATTAATGTGGTTAAACaaatacatgaaaatgaaaatcactaCCACCACCAACTAAAATCATATGACTCAATTACTGTGTAAAGCACTGATAAAGCATCAGCCAAGTTACCGGTATCAGACCGACCCTTGACATTACCCACAAAGAATGATATTAGTACAATCATATTTTTAGAACTTATGTCACACTCTTAGCCTCTTAGCTTCATGAGTTATCAATCCCATgtataattcaattaatcatACTACAATAAATTTCACAATTCTCTTCTCAtgaatgaagctgataaattcAAGAACCTAATCCAGTGTATTCTGAAAACAAACTAGGGGGCCAGGGACACCCGTGTTCTGttggtgaaatgcttgaatgctgattatttcaattatttcagcgCCCTCTGGTGCAGACATACTTCCTTAAATGAATTTGTCACGTCTACAGCCAGACAATTTAGTGAACGAATAGCCCATTGGGGTACGACCCAAGTtggttaaaaaaaaatgtcactATTTACAATTGCGGAATGAGTTCTAGAACAATGAGCCTAGCACACATCCTTTACAAATGATGCCGAATGAAGTTCAATTTATGGGTGTCATCGGAATTACCTTAAGATGTAAACTTTTAGGCAACCGAATAACTCAAAGTCATgtatctaatatgaaatagtcGAGTAATTGAGAGAAAACCATCAAGAGCTTAAATTAGCACCACACAGATGTGTTCATGAAAAATCAGTAAATGAACACAAGATTATTCCATTGTTATCGTAAAACTCAAACATATCGTCACTACGCAAAATACGCATTTCATGTTCCCTTTCTACGGACATTGCAAACGTATCTGGACCATCTCCGCAGCCAGCATCGCTTGATATG is a window of Tubulanus polymorphus chromosome 2, tnTubPoly1.2, whole genome shotgun sequence DNA encoding:
- the LOC141899254 gene encoding synaptosomal-associated protein 29-like, whose amino-acid sequence is MSKWDDHERSSNPFYDDDSWGTERHDANMGAFGGGVDTAESRRDALLQKIKDSEESQLASQQRSLVHLYESEQMGIATAEELVRQGEQLDNIEGKATEINESMKTTQRHINSIKSVFGGLKNWFSKKETNSPPPEPVRKKTSRLNDVVENDYNEKESGVHPAIRLREEDTVDSPYGARQADSVKSKSNEEQFDENLGLMSSTLSRLKNMGMAFNDELESQNDQIERINIAVDRADGSVNRQTKQIHHILYK